Proteins encoded by one window of Rutidosis leptorrhynchoides isolate AG116_Rl617_1_P2 chromosome 7, CSIRO_AGI_Rlap_v1, whole genome shotgun sequence:
- the LOC139858206 gene encoding uncharacterized protein isoform X2 produces MWWFNKYWWSEYISTCLHSNASAPNGCFVAEGLDSNNNNNNNLAPLKRKRNPWSAEEGRELFATVQRFREGNWPTMLKRDFRIDRTASQLSQLLFKQLHQIVSLSNQDG; encoded by the exons ATGTGGTGGTTCAACAAATATTGGTGGAGTGAATATATTAGTACCTGTTTACATTCCAACGCAAGTGCTCCCAACGGTTGCTTTGTTGCTGAAGGGTTGGattcaaacaacaacaacaacaacaatttggCCCCACTCAAGAGGAAAAGAAACCCATGGTCTGCAGAAGAAGGCCGGGAACTGTTTGCTACTGTTCAAAGATTTCGGGAAGGAAATTGGCCCACCATGTTAAAAAGAGATTTTAGGATTGATAGAACTGCCTCACAGCTATCACAG CTACTATTCAAACAACTCCATCAGATTGTG TCACTTTCGAACCAAGATGGATAG
- the LOC139858206 gene encoding uncharacterized protein isoform X1, which produces MWWFNKYWWSEYISTCLHSNASAPNGCFVAEGLDSNNNNNNNLAPLKRKRNPWSAEEGRELFATVQRFREGNWPTMLKRDFRIDRTASQLSQQLLFKQLHQIVSLSNQDG; this is translated from the exons ATGTGGTGGTTCAACAAATATTGGTGGAGTGAATATATTAGTACCTGTTTACATTCCAACGCAAGTGCTCCCAACGGTTGCTTTGTTGCTGAAGGGTTGGattcaaacaacaacaacaacaacaatttggCCCCACTCAAGAGGAAAAGAAACCCATGGTCTGCAGAAGAAGGCCGGGAACTGTTTGCTACTGTTCAAAGATTTCGGGAAGGAAATTGGCCCACCATGTTAAAAAGAGATTTTAGGATTGATAGAACTGCCTCACAGCTATCACAG CAGCTACTATTCAAACAACTCCATCAGATTGTG TCACTTTCGAACCAAGATGGATAG